A segment of the Crassostrea angulata isolate pt1a10 chromosome 10, ASM2561291v2, whole genome shotgun sequence genome:
agtacactttttaaaaaagacaaaagtaaaaatcattgaaatacaATGTCTAATTTGACAACAAATTAAGacccaaatcataaaatttagcaaaggcttaaaaaataaaacaatgatgtAAAAGTTTTAGTATGTTTGTAAAATACACTTTTTTTGCATATCTTTAAAAtgctataaaaaattatatataaagagATCAAGATACTAGTATTCACTGAGAAgaaaagttttttgttttgtacaaTCTCTGTCAACTtcgaaaattacaaaaaattacaaaaaaaaaaaaatctacaattgCCAAGGGGTCAAGAAAGCCCCCCTGTAGGAGAGCATTGTTGTACGAGTTCTTGGACAGATAATGACGAATCCAACACTTGTGCCTTCACAGTTTgatcatttttcaatttaaaccaAATGTTTCTCATAGTCCTCTTGTAGCGACTGCTTAAAAACCTGTTGTTGACATGAAATACTTCTCTTTCAATGATTTCTGGCAATCCCTTTTCAGACTGCAactaaaataaaagcaaattttgtaaatcagttcatttattcttttttttttcaaaacacagaTTCTGCAGGTCACAGATGGGgttagaattaattttattcCTTATTCTGAAAAAGGCttatttgttattcatttttttttaatgcagggATCAAAATTACGACAAGAAGTTTCTGTGTGACATTGGTCAGACAATGAAGAATTCTGCTTTCTGACAAACAGGGAAGGTTTTCTTCACTTTATAAGActtacaaaatttttttatcaatatagtCAATCTCATCTACCTATTTCCATATTTACACTGAATAATTTTGACTTAAAGTTGTACGTATTAGTAACACTGATCAACAGATAAAAAATTCAGTGTGGTTTTATTACCTCTAATGCTTCTGAGATGAATTTCCGtccagctttcctggttttCTCCGTTTTAAGATCACACTGCACCTCTATCTGAGGCCTATCTCGGTGTTCAACAAAGTGAGTCTTCCATTTCACATACACTTGTCTGGCATGTTTGCGGATCTCATCATTTTCATGCTTCCTCAATTTATTAATAACATTTCCTGCCAAAGTTATGAGTTATGCATGTATAAAATCACACATCAATAACATTATTTGACATCAGAAAGCAAAGAAATGAATCTttggaaatatttgaaaaatgtttgttCAAGCCAAcactaaatgtttttttaaagaaaattagcAACTTTATGCAAAATTTCAAACCTGGTGGAAAAAGGTTTACATAATGGTGTATTAATCAAAATCAAGGGTGAGGGTTGTTAAATCGGGATGTGGTAACATACTGCACCAAtcttgattaaaatcagatcctcgatCCACTCCTTGTTTTTCTATTGTCGCTACATGAGGATCTGAAGAAACCCTGCTTGAGGTCATCTCCTGGTGAATTTTGATTAAGAATATTCATGAGTTATTTTAGCTTATCAGCGTAAGTGTTAGAAATGGTTACCATAATTTTGagttacaaacaaaaaatggaGTCGTATGACGAAGCGATGGGACATGCTGAATCTTTCAGTATCAGCGAGCTAGAGATGGAGCATAAGTTGATATAAGAATCCAAAGATTGTATTGGCATAACTTTCCAAAAAATGTAACTGAGGAATGGAACCGACGATTTTATTGGTCAAAATAAAGTTCACCAGGAGGTGACCTCAAGTGTGGTTTCTACAGATCCTAATGCAGCAACAATAGAAAAACAAGGAGGGGatcgaggatctgattttaatcaagaTTGCTGGTACTGCGCTGGAATGTGacaaattgcttttttaaattgtgggcatttggttcaaaataaaaaatattttaaaagttcatatGTACATCTGtattaattaaacatacatgcatgtacGTGTACAGTAAAAGAGTTATCATTCTGGTTACAATAAAACCTGTTCCTTTCATTTTGATTCTTAATGCATTAAGGTCCTTCACAGAACAATATAATCAATTGGGCATGtaagatttgattttaatcGGATTGCTTTTATATAGTCTCAGTAGAGCTAAAACAATTTTACCTATTTTTGTTTCCAATAAGACTTTCCTTGAGGGTATCTTCTTCTCTAGTCCAGACAAGCACTCTATCATCTGTTCAACTGTTGTATTTGGCTCTTTCAAAATAGCCTTAGCTCTTTTAATATCTTCAACAACCACAACTCCCTTAAAGATAAACATGTTTAATTATGCACTATAAGCATGATAAAGTAGGGTACATGTATAGCTATACATAATGAGCATCAATAATCTATAATTCTACATACTTAAACTGACATACACCTCATACCTTTAAAGAATCAATTGTCGCTTGTTTTAACCCTTTATCTGTTTTTCCAGAGGATATTTCTATTACATCTCTCTTTTTTCTAACAACAAACTTGTCCATTGTTTATACCGGAAGTAAGCAATTCACACAAAAAAGTAAACCGTACGCAAACTGGATTTTGGTAAACGAAGTACGCAATTGTTACGCCGCCGTTCTTTCATAAATGATATTCTTACTGTAGAGTATTCTATACCTCCTGCAACAAGTTTCACTTATATAATTCATATACTTTAAgttatgctctctctctctctctctctctctctctctctctctctctctctctctctcatcaaacCGTATGCCAGgaaaagtaaaatatcaaaatagttAAAAACAAAAAGCCAGTAAAACGTCAGGTATTCGGACTACAACACGTTTGCTTTCAGTATTATTTATCATACCTTCATTCCGACGACGATTAGGTGACCAATTAtagtcaaaatatttaaaagtatgCAAATGGTCAACATTTTTAACCTTTTGCAGCTTTGAAAACATTTATAGATGTCAGTGGGGCCTAATATTCTGTAAGAAACAATCTGACATCACCTTTTCTGTTTAGGCCTCGTTTTCAACGAATTCTAGTTGTCGACTTGTCCAGAAAGTAACAACTGTTATAGTCAGACGTGCATGGCTTATCTTccattattctttaaaaagtttcttacatgtatctccgcaatgtgaagatttccattACGTAATTCAACAATTATATTCCATGTTATATGACATTTTTCTTTTTGGATAAAAAGTTTCAAtggaaaatttcatatttactaTGACTTTAATCATAAGCACTCAATTGCATTTCATTGCATTCTTATACACGGAAAATCCAAAATTTATTCTAACATCAAACATATCTTAAGGGTGTATCTTGAACTTTTGGGCATAAACAGGTTAAAATGCATACAAATAACGGATaatcttttatgaaaaaatatctaaaattggGGAACGTTTGGTACGCCATTAACTTCATTAGTTTCTAAAAATTCGTATAGAAGAAAGCGAACACACCTGTATTGCATCTCAGTTCTAATCTGTACTCTTCGTGCAATGAAGCTAAAAGTAAATCcggtttaaaatattattttttatttattaataaacggATACTATTATGTGCAATCCAATTTCAAGAGAAGAATAATcaacaaatttgtttttaatatcaaattataatcacaAATTCTCATAGATATTACATCACCACAGCCAAGAATACACTGCTCTCAATTGCATTCAAAAAGAGCCTCAAAAAGGCtcatatacattaaataaacGACATAGTTACTGGTATGtacataaaagtaaaaaaaaatcgttcaaGTTCTTAGGTGTATTatacataaatatttctttCCAAATCATTTTATGTTACCTATCTATATAATATTGAACTGAGCAACGCCACAGCATCTTTTAAGTTTTCAACACTCTCACTAAGACAGTTTTTGGCGTAGCTGAAATCAAGCTACATTGAACCCCTTTGCTCACACTATCGGTTAGGGCCCCTGTTCGTCTCCGTTTCAGCGCCCGTATTTGTGTTCTTTGTTTGACGATAATACTGTTCTGTCTTTTGATCAGATGTTTTAGTTTTGTTTGGTATTGAAGTTTCATTTTCAATTGCAGTTCTAGCATGGCTTGTTTCGATCTTTTCTTTTGTAACATTGTTCTATGCTTGGGTTTAGTAAACGTTTGCTTCACGATCACATCACTGACAGCTGTAtcatcattcgtattttgtctAGTTCTTTTCTTCCCCTTTCGTTCATCATTTTCTGAAGTTCCATTTTCTTCATGTGTTGtctcattcgtattttgtttaGTTCTTTTCTTCCCCTTTCGTTCATAATTTTCTGAAGGTCCATTTTCTTCATGTGTTGTTTCATTCTCGCTCCTTTCTCTAGTCCTTTTATCAGTGTCTCCGTCCGATTTATTTGGAGAATCCTCCGATTTCTTCTCTAAATGTTCTTCTTTCGTTTTCTTGCACTTCGACTTTCTTCCTTTCCGTGGCACCCTGTCGCTTTCTAACGTCTCTAGGAGGGGGAATTTGAAAAACTCCTTCATGAAAGACTTATACAGCGCAATGTCCGTCCTTTTTAATGCATCAGCTTTTCTTACAATGTTGTTTACATCTTCAATGAAGTTCTGGACGTGAACCTTTTCGGGAGCTATACCTTCCCACTTACACAAACAGTCGTGGGTTTTCAAGCCATCTTCTTTTTTCAATCGAAATGTTTCTATTACATGACCTATTCTGATATTTGAGTAATGGAACACCGCTGGGTCATGTTTAGCGTTACATTGCCGTTTAGTCTTTGCTTTAGTTCCGACATGGTTATCACTTGGTTTACAACAATTCTCTACTCGATCTGAAGAAACCATTGACATCTCACTTGTATCTTCATTTATCACTAgtaaattttcagaaaatgtatCATTTTCAACTATGCCTTCACACATTGCAGTCTCTCTTTCTACAGGTTTCCTGatccaaaattgaaagtttgaattcataaatgtgTCAAGCTCTTGTAAACTCTTGTAAACTCTTTTGGACCTTGACTTTTGGCCCTGTAGTTTTTTAACCATTTCCATCATGTTCATTACACCTTGAAATACATTGTCTTCATCGATGAATTCAGGGTAATGCGCAAAATTTCCCAAATCGGATAGACTTGAATATATCaactgtttcaaattttccctTGCCTTCAATCGTTCATATGCCTCCATAACATATTTATTCTTAATCCGAGTTTTTATCAAAGAATCTGTCAATACTTGCTCTTCTGAAATTaagataaaaggaaaatatcaaatatcatatGAACACTTTAATTTAATATCATAAAATGGCGCGTTTTACAGAAATATTCTGAAACATgcatatgtacaatgtaaaaataaattcaagatCATTCTCGCTGTTAATCggtcaaacaaacaaaaataattacagtgtatttttatatttaaaagatgcTGATACATTactaacatattttttttgcggTAAACTTACCCTGGCCTTTCGTCTCCGCCACTaatggaaatttgaaaaattcctTCAAGAAAGAATTAAGCTGTGCAACATCTCTGTCTTTCAATTCATCTGCTTTTCGGACAACATTCTTCATGGATTTTGTAAAGTTAATCATATGGACTTTTTCAGGCGATAAGCCTGCCCATTTACACAAATATTCATGGGTTTTCAGGGCATCTCCTTTCTTCAGGCGAAATGTTTCCAAGACATAACTGTTTCTAATCCTTGAAGGAAAGTACTGGGAGGTATCATTAAAGCTGCAGTCGACACCAGCATTTTGTTCTCTGGCCTCTGAATCAACAGGAGTTATGGGTAATGTTGCCTCGATCTTTTTAACCGAATGTGGCGTTTCCACTGGCTCTTTAATCCAAAATTGAAAGCAAGAGTTCAACAGCGTGTCAAGTTCTCGTACAACTACATGGCCGTGGAACCTTTCACTTTGATTATTAAGTTTCTTAACCATATTCATTAGGTTCGATACGCCTTGTAATACATTGTCTTCGTTGATGAACGCAGAGTAGTGTTTTAAATTTCCAAATTCTGATAGGGTGGAAAAAATTAACTGTTTCAAGTTTCCGCTGGACTCCAGTCTTTCATATGCCTCCACAACATGTTTATTCTTGATTTGCGTTTTTATTAAGGATaacttcatctttttttttctattcctgAAACTAGTAGAAATTTGGAGAcattaattatcaaatgaatACTAATATTTATGAACAAGTTTTTGAAGTTATACTTTATAATCGTTATATACTTTCTATACATATTAAGATATAAAAGTATTTTAGCCGATTAAAGTGCGTATCATGGGtcaatatttatgaaattacTTTTGAAgcatttagttttaattaattaGAATGTTTTAGCTGCAGGACGGACTGTAGCTCTACGGGAAATTCGGGTTTACAAAACATGGCCCGTCAACCGGAATTTCAAGTGGaactacagttctgcagctaagATTGCttaaatgaaagaattttttgtATCTTTTAATATCTGGAGAGTCAAATGATATCAAACATTTACAGGGTATGTTCATAAATTAGCAGCGTAATCTGGTAATTCCAAAACTGAGTGTACACATCTTACTAGTATTAACCATCTCGAATTTTCTCGAAAAGCTGATAACACATATTACATAGCGTACGTAACAGCTTTGAATTCGCAGTGTCAAAggcatttaattattatttatctgGAAATATATGTATTCATTAAATGGTAGTGAAAACTAAACTAACACATCAGGGAATACCATGGAATACCAACAATTGacaacaggcacgtagcatcgtttttgaaggtagtggggggggggggcagactcatccaaaaaatcttgacaagcaaaaaaaaaagggggggggggggaatttaGAATTCTCCTTTTAAAagctaatccggggggggggggggggcgtagtgtatataacttcaatatTTCATTcctaattttcttattttcatatcaattttttacacactcccaaaaaaagggggggtctccatattttttatatgtaaat
Coding sequences within it:
- the LOC128166694 gene encoding transcription elongation factor A N-terminal and central domain-containing protein 2-like, which encodes MDKFVVRKKRDVIEISSGKTDKGLKQATIDSLKGVVVVEDIKRAKAILKEPNTTVEQMIECLSGLEKKIPSRKVLLETKIGNVINKLRKHENDEIRKHARQVYVKWKTHFVEHRDRPQIEVQCDLKTEKTRKAGRKFISEALELQSEKGLPEIIEREVFHVNNRFLSSRYKRTMRNIWFKLKNDQTVKAQVLDSSLSVQELVQQCSPTGGLS
- the LOC128167953 gene encoding uncharacterized protein LOC128167953, which codes for MKLSLIKTQIKNKHVVEAYERLESSGNLKQLIFSTLSEFGNLKHYSAFINEDNVLQGVSNLMNMVKKLNNQSERFHGHVVVRELDTLLNSCFQFWIKEPVETPHSVKKIEATLPITPVDSEAREQNAGVDCSFNDTSQYFPSRIRNSYVLETFRLKKGDALKTHEYLCKWAGLSPEKVHMINFTKSMKNVVRKADELKDRDVAQLNSFLKEFFKFPLVAETKGQEEQVLTDSLIKTRIKNKYVMEAYERLKARENLKQLIYSSLSDLGNFAHYPEFIDEDNVFQGVMNMMEMVKKLQGQKSRSKRVYKSLQELDTFMNSNFQFWIRKPVERETAMCEGIVENDTFSENLLVINEDTSEMSMVSSDRVENCCKPSDNHVGTKAKTKRQCNAKHDPAVFHYSNIRIGHVIETFRLKKEDGLKTHDCLCKWEGIAPEKVHVQNFIEDVNNIVRKADALKRTDIALYKSFMKEFFKFPLLETLESDRVPRKGRKSKCKKTKEEHLEKKSEDSPNKSDGDTDKRTRERSENETTHEENGPSENYERKGKKRTKQNTNETTHEENGTSENDERKGKKRTRQNTNDDTAVSDVIVKQTFTKPKHRTMLQKKRSKQAMLELQLKMKLQYQTKLKHLIKRQNSIIVKQRTQIRALKRRRTGALTDSVSKGVQCSLISATPKTVLVRVLKT